Proteins from a single region of Pseudomonas sp. 10S4:
- a CDS encoding FAD-dependent oxidoreductase, whose product MPMRPFWLEQALKADASATCPALDGDTRADVCIVGAGYTGLWTAIMLKEQNPELDVLLIEADICGAGASGRNGGCALSWSAKYFTLERLFGVEEAVRLVKESERSIHAIGAFCEQYGIDADYRLDGTLYTATNRAQCGSTDAVIAALERNGINSFTQRPVADVQRMAGSGKHLEGWFSPAAASVQPGKLVRGLRRVALQLGVRIHENTAMTGLEEGTPAAIHTPSGAVRADRVVLAMNAWMARAFPQFERSVAIVSSDMLITEPRPELLSEIGLTSGVTVLDSRIFVHYYHNTPDGRIMLGKGGNTFAYGGRMLPVFDQPSPYAGLLRSSLTDFFPAFAEVKVEATWNGPSDRSVTGLPFFGQMSASGNVFYGFGYSGSGVGPCHMGGQILASMVQGLDNPWTRSPLVNGPLGYFPPEPIRYLGSLMVRNAIRRKEHAEDHGHRPRRLDVRLAKFAAAAGKADKG is encoded by the coding sequence ATCCCGATGAGACCCTTTTGGCTGGAGCAAGCCTTGAAGGCCGATGCATCCGCAACTTGCCCTGCGCTGGACGGCGACACCCGCGCCGACGTCTGCATCGTCGGCGCCGGCTACACCGGACTCTGGACCGCGATCATGCTCAAGGAGCAAAACCCCGAACTCGACGTGCTGCTGATCGAAGCCGACATCTGCGGCGCCGGCGCCAGTGGGCGCAACGGCGGATGCGCACTGTCGTGGTCGGCCAAGTACTTCACTCTTGAACGGTTGTTCGGCGTCGAAGAAGCGGTGCGGCTGGTCAAGGAGTCGGAGCGCAGCATCCACGCCATCGGTGCGTTCTGCGAACAGTACGGAATCGATGCCGATTACCGCCTCGACGGCACTCTTTACACCGCGACCAATCGCGCCCAGTGCGGCTCGACCGACGCGGTGATCGCCGCGCTGGAACGCAACGGCATCAACTCCTTTACTCAGCGACCGGTGGCGGATGTGCAGCGCATGGCCGGGTCCGGCAAACATCTGGAAGGCTGGTTTTCCCCGGCAGCGGCTAGCGTACAACCGGGCAAACTGGTGCGCGGCTTGCGCCGGGTGGCGTTGCAACTCGGTGTGCGGATTCATGAAAACACCGCGATGACCGGGCTGGAGGAGGGCACGCCGGCGGCGATTCACACTCCGAGCGGCGCCGTCCGTGCAGATCGAGTGGTGTTGGCGATGAACGCCTGGATGGCCCGGGCCTTCCCGCAGTTCGAACGCAGCGTGGCGATTGTCTCCAGCGACATGCTGATCACCGAACCGCGCCCGGAGTTGCTCAGTGAAATCGGCTTGACCAGTGGCGTCACGGTGCTTGATTCGCGGATTTTCGTGCACTACTACCACAACACCCCGGACGGCCGGATCATGCTCGGCAAGGGTGGCAACACCTTCGCCTACGGCGGGCGGATGTTGCCGGTGTTCGATCAACCGTCGCCCTATGCCGGTCTGTTGCGCAGCAGCCTGACGGACTTCTTTCCGGCATTTGCCGAGGTCAAGGTCGAGGCCACCTGGAACGGTCCCTCGGATCGTTCGGTCACCGGTTTGCCGTTCTTCGGCCAGATGAGCGCCAGCGGCAATGTGTTTTACGGCTTCGGTTACTCCGGCAGCGGGGTCGGGCCGTGCCATATGGGCGGGCAGATTCTTGCCTCGATGGTGCAAGGCCTTGATAACCCGTGGACCCGCTCGCCGCTGGTCAACGGGCCGTTGGGTTACTTCCCGCCGGAGCCGATTCGTTACCTGGGTTCATTGATGGTGCGCAACGCCATCCGCCGCAAGGAACACGCCGAAGACCACGGCCACCGGCCACGGCGTCTGGACGTGCGCCTGGCGAAATTCGCCGCGGCGGCGGGGAAGGCGGATAAGGGGTGA
- a CDS encoding spore coat U domain-containing protein, with translation MMLGTQALAAELQVEVRVDVQRGCQLVGQQRSAGVEQLGVLDFGSTSRLDDPAGPLGAALMNEHLPRLECNPDTPYQLRVDGGQHGGVGDVRYMAGSAEHSKPIPYRLYQDPARLIPLAVNVPISGRVPDNGSVDLPLYARIERLAEIPRVSRYSDLVKVTVTW, from the coding sequence ATGATGCTCGGCACGCAAGCGCTGGCCGCAGAACTCCAGGTGGAGGTGCGCGTCGACGTGCAGCGTGGCTGTCAGTTAGTGGGGCAGCAACGCAGTGCGGGCGTCGAGCAACTGGGGGTGCTGGACTTCGGCAGCACCTCGCGGCTGGATGACCCGGCCGGGCCGTTGGGCGCGGCGTTGATGAATGAGCATCTGCCGCGTCTGGAATGCAACCCCGACACGCCTTATCAATTACGCGTCGATGGCGGCCAGCACGGTGGCGTCGGCGATGTGCGTTACATGGCGGGTTCCGCCGAACACAGCAAACCTATCCCTTATCGGCTCTACCAGGACCCCGCGCGACTGATCCCGCTGGCGGTGAACGTCCCGATAAGCGGCCGCGTGCCGGATAACGGTTCCGTGGATTTACCTTTGTATGCCCGTATCGAACGGCTGGCGGAGATTCCCCGTGTCAGCCGTTATTCAGACCTGGTGAAAGTGACTGTCACCTGGTAG
- a CDS encoding molecular chaperone, protein MWSQVLRCTGLAMVLLGTVKAQAASSVLIWPIDPVLEADQQASALWLENRGSETANLQIRVFAWSQSGFNDQYQNQRDVIGSPPVAKIEPGQKQLVRLTRTREIPPGQELAYRIIIDEIPSAKPPAAEDGKTAAAIRFQMRYSVPLFAYGAGLWSKEDTTRQRDPKGIGLPDLSWRTVAVDGRSYVEVRNQGAVHARLTDVALKQGGQTKPLVEGLLGYVLPGAIMRWPAPGPMAGDPALQVRVNGASQVQSVAPQR, encoded by the coding sequence ATGTGGTCACAGGTCTTGCGCTGTACGGGGCTGGCGATGGTGTTACTCGGGACGGTCAAGGCACAGGCCGCCAGTTCGGTGCTGATCTGGCCGATCGATCCGGTGCTGGAGGCCGATCAACAGGCCAGTGCCTTGTGGCTGGAAAACCGTGGCAGCGAGACCGCCAACCTGCAAATCCGGGTGTTCGCCTGGAGCCAGAGCGGCTTCAACGACCAGTACCAGAACCAGCGCGACGTGATCGGCAGCCCGCCAGTGGCGAAGATCGAACCGGGCCAGAAACAATTGGTACGACTGACCCGCACCCGGGAGATACCGCCGGGGCAGGAGCTGGCTTACCGCATCATCATCGACGAAATCCCCTCGGCCAAACCGCCTGCTGCTGAAGATGGCAAGACCGCTGCGGCGATCCGTTTCCAGATGCGTTATTCGGTGCCGTTGTTTGCCTACGGTGCCGGGTTGTGGAGCAAGGAGGACACCACCCGCCAACGTGATCCCAAGGGCATCGGCCTGCCGGACCTGAGCTGGCGCACCGTGGCGGTGGACGGTCGTTCGTATGTGGAGGTGCGCAACCAGGGCGCGGTACATGCGCGATTGACCGATGTCGCGCTCAAGCAGGGCGGCCAGACCAAACCGCTGGTGGAAGGTTTGCTCGGTTATGTGTTGCCCGGCGCAATCATGCGCTGGCCCGCGCCGGGGCCGATGGCCGGGGACCCGGCGTTGCAGGTGCGGGTGAATGGGGCGAGCCAGGTGCAGAGCGTCGCACCACAGCGGTGA
- a CDS encoding YebC/PmpR family DNA-binding transcriptional regulator, producing the protein MGAQWKVKHKEAASNAKGKIFGKLVKEITIAARNGADITTNAHLRLVVEQAKKASMPKETLDRAIKKGAGLLGETVQYHRVTYEGFAPHQVPLIVECVTDNINRTVAEIRVAFRKGQLGASGSVSWDFNHVGMIEASPDSPDADPEMAAIEAGAQDFEPGEEEGTTLFLTEPADLDAVQKALPEQGFTVLSAKLGYQPKNPVSGLSDEHMAEVEAFLEGLDNHDDVQDMFVGLAG; encoded by the coding sequence ATGGGCGCACAGTGGAAGGTTAAACACAAAGAAGCGGCATCCAACGCCAAGGGCAAGATCTTCGGCAAACTGGTGAAAGAAATCACCATTGCTGCGCGTAACGGCGCTGATATCACCACTAACGCACACTTGCGTCTGGTGGTTGAACAGGCCAAGAAAGCCTCGATGCCCAAGGAAACCCTCGATCGCGCGATCAAGAAAGGCGCGGGCCTGTTGGGCGAAACCGTGCAATACCATCGCGTGACCTACGAAGGCTTCGCCCCGCATCAGGTGCCGCTGATCGTTGAATGCGTGACCGACAACATCAACCGTACCGTCGCTGAAATCCGCGTGGCATTCCGCAAGGGCCAATTGGGCGCGTCCGGTTCGGTGTCCTGGGACTTCAACCATGTCGGCATGATCGAGGCGTCCCCGGACAGCCCTGACGCCGATCCGGAAATGGCCGCCATCGAAGCCGGCGCCCAGGATTTCGAACCGGGTGAAGAAGAGGGCACGACCCTGTTCCTGACCGAGCCTGCAGACCTGGACGCGGTGCAGAAAGCCCTGCCTGAGCAAGGTTTCACCGTGTTGTCGGCCAAATTGGGCTACCAGCCGAAGAACCCGGTCAGCGGTTTGAGCGACGAGCACATGGCTGAAGTTGAAGCCTTCCTCGAAGGCCTCGATAACCATGATGACGTGCAGGACATGTTTGTCGGGTTGGCGGGTTAA
- a CDS encoding fimbria/pilus outer membrane usher protein, whose amino-acid sequence MSQRWARSFQCPLWAATCACWLVIIPLAEAGDLPPPPSGMEAVADAQLFLELVVNQMNTGRVVAVDQRGGRFFLPASALRDSGMKLPENISAEVDLDSLPGLHSEYDSVGQRLLLNVPPDWLPEQFVGNRQAYPRTPALSSFGALLNYDLYLNDTDDAGTYLAAWNEVRLFDSWGTLSNTGQYRRTLSGEAVSTSNNGYLRYDTTWRYSDDERLLTYEAGDLVSGALPWSSSVRLGGVQLSRDFGVRPDLVTYPLPQFAGEAAVPSSVDLFINGYKSSSADLQPGPYTLTNIPFINGAGEAVVVTTDALGRQVSTTVPFYVTSSLLQKGLSDFSVAAGTLRRDYGLRDFGYGPGVTSGSLRYGLSDNFTLESHAEASDSLTLGGLGGNLRLGNFGVLNTALSQSQFDGESGQQLSLGYQYSSQRYSFSYQRMQRRDQYADLTVIDTPYTTLSKRSEQATLSLNLDSWGSLGVGYFDVRAADESRTRLLNLTWSKPLWRDTSFYLSGNREIGDSNWAVQAQLVIPFDLHGSLAISSERSKTGQTQQRVNYSRAVPTEGGVGFNLGYAQGDAPTYRQADLTWRLQSVQLQAGVYGTSEAETRWADASGSLVWMDRQLFAANRIDDAFVVVSTDGYADIPVRYENQLVGQTDRNGHLLVPWSSAYYRGKYEIDPLNLPANVRSPNVEQRIAVRRGSGYLLEFPLSRIVAASIVLVDARQQELPLGSGVVHEQSGTQTVVGWDGLVYLENLQAQNSLRVTLADGKTCQVQFAVDMKQDQIPLIGPLVCK is encoded by the coding sequence ATGAGCCAGCGTTGGGCTCGCAGTTTCCAGTGTCCGTTGTGGGCGGCGACCTGCGCGTGTTGGCTGGTGATCATCCCTCTAGCCGAGGCCGGCGACTTGCCGCCTCCGCCCAGCGGCATGGAGGCCGTGGCCGATGCACAGTTGTTTCTGGAGTTGGTGGTCAATCAGATGAATACCGGGCGAGTCGTGGCGGTGGATCAGCGGGGCGGGCGATTTTTTCTGCCAGCCTCGGCGCTGCGCGACAGTGGCATGAAACTGCCGGAAAACATCAGCGCCGAAGTTGACCTCGACAGCTTGCCGGGCCTGCACAGCGAGTACGACAGTGTCGGTCAAAGGCTACTGCTCAACGTGCCGCCGGACTGGTTGCCGGAGCAATTCGTCGGCAACCGCCAAGCCTACCCGCGCACCCCGGCACTCAGCAGTTTCGGGGCCTTGCTCAACTACGACCTGTACCTCAACGACACCGATGATGCCGGCACCTACCTCGCGGCATGGAACGAAGTGCGGCTGTTCGACAGTTGGGGCACGCTGTCCAACACCGGGCAGTACCGCCGCACCTTGTCGGGGGAGGCGGTCAGCACGTCGAACAATGGCTATCTGCGCTACGACACCACTTGGCGCTACTCCGATGACGAGCGGCTGCTGACGTATGAGGCCGGGGACCTGGTCAGCGGCGCCTTGCCCTGGAGCAGTTCGGTGCGCCTCGGCGGGGTGCAGTTGTCCCGTGACTTCGGTGTGCGCCCGGACCTGGTGACCTACCCGTTGCCGCAGTTTGCCGGTGAAGCGGCGGTGCCGTCCTCGGTGGATTTGTTCATCAATGGCTACAAATCCAGCAGCGCCGACCTGCAACCGGGGCCGTACACCCTGACCAATATTCCGTTCATCAATGGCGCCGGCGAAGCGGTCGTCGTCACCACCGATGCCTTGGGCCGGCAGGTCTCGACCACGGTGCCGTTCTACGTCACCAGCAGTTTGCTGCAAAAGGGCTTGAGCGATTTTTCCGTGGCCGCCGGGACCTTGCGTCGGGACTACGGCCTTCGAGATTTCGGCTACGGACCAGGCGTCACGTCCGGCAGTTTGCGTTACGGCCTGAGCGACAACTTCACCCTCGAAAGCCACGCCGAAGCCTCGGACTCCCTGACCCTTGGCGGCTTGGGCGGCAACCTGAGGCTGGGCAATTTCGGCGTCCTCAATACCGCGCTTAGCCAGAGCCAGTTCGACGGCGAAAGCGGCCAGCAATTGAGCCTCGGCTATCAGTACAGCAGCCAGCGCTACAGCTTCTCGTATCAACGTATGCAACGACGTGATCAATACGCCGACCTGACGGTGATCGACACCCCTTACACGACCCTGAGCAAACGTAGCGAACAGGCAACCCTGAGCCTTAACCTTGATTCCTGGGGCAGCCTCGGTGTCGGTTATTTCGACGTGCGTGCAGCGGACGAATCGCGTACCCGTTTGCTCAACCTGACCTGGAGTAAACCGCTGTGGCGCGATACCAGTTTCTATCTGTCGGGCAACCGCGAAATCGGTGACAGCAACTGGGCGGTGCAGGCGCAACTGGTGATCCCGTTCGACCTGCACGGCAGTCTGGCGATCAGCAGCGAACGCAGTAAGACCGGGCAAACCCAGCAGCGGGTCAATTACAGCCGAGCCGTGCCGACCGAAGGCGGGGTGGGTTTCAACCTCGGTTACGCTCAGGGCGACGCGCCGACTTATCGTCAGGCCGACCTGACCTGGCGCCTGCAATCGGTGCAATTGCAAGCCGGGGTCTACGGCACCAGCGAGGCTGAAACCCGTTGGGCCGATGCCAGCGGCTCGTTGGTCTGGATGGACCGTCAGTTGTTCGCTGCCAACCGGATCGACGATGCATTTGTAGTGGTCAGCACCGACGGCTATGCGGACATTCCGGTGCGCTACGAAAACCAGTTGGTCGGCCAGACCGACCGCAACGGCCACCTGCTGGTGCCGTGGAGCAGCGCGTATTACCGCGGTAAATACGAAATCGACCCGCTGAACCTGCCAGCCAACGTGCGCAGCCCTAACGTCGAACAGCGGATCGCAGTGCGGCGTGGCAGCGGTTATCTGCTGGAGTTTCCGTTGAGCCGGATAGTCGCCGCGAGCATCGTGCTGGTGGATGCACGGCAGCAAGAATTACCCCTGGGCAGTGGCGTCGTGCATGAGCAAAGCGGCACGCAAACCGTGGTCGGTTGGGACGGGCTGGTGTACCTGGAAAATCTTCAGGCGCAAAACAGTCTGCGGGTGACCCTGGCCGACGGGAAGACCTGTCAGGTGCAGTTTGCCGTGGACATGAAACAGGATCAGATTCCGTTGATCGGGCCGTTGGTGTGCAAATGA
- a CDS encoding type VI secretion system Vgr family protein: protein MHNDKESPFTLTLVEDDLSLQVLQFSGYESLNQPYRFDIEVIGLAPAMNLERLLQRQAFLSLGDGQGIHGILHSASREYRGPHRIGYRLVLVPYLQRLEQQRTRRVFHQLNVPAILRQLLEEHALPEYGYRFELSTGHYPVRPFCIQYEETDLALLHRLCEEEGIHYHFEHRRDGHVLVLADDSQSFPQAPVLTPFHGDPLEEPAFAAIRELFQRHDSPLILPQRLIHDRSCAAVSFGAANHPLIGKNLLSTRPAAGQLHGEQRSRRTLERLRCQHRQVHGQSDQTGLLSGRIVQVEQHPVASFNDQWLLTEIRHQGQQPSILAQDKPFAVPGYCNRFSAIPWSTVFRPALKQLRPNIPGFQPAQVLGEPGQPAALDEQGRIQVSLWPGLAEQEPVGLWLPVAIGASDDSSRLPAAGTDVYISFLDSDPDRPILCTGSSLPPPHLTRPPPPRGDTRLLLDWLVNRPDIP from the coding sequence ATGCACAACGACAAGGAAAGTCCCTTCACCTTGACCCTCGTCGAGGATGATTTGAGTCTGCAAGTGCTGCAGTTCAGTGGCTATGAAAGCCTCAATCAGCCCTATCGGTTCGACATCGAAGTGATCGGCCTGGCCCCGGCAATGAACCTCGAGCGACTGCTGCAACGACAGGCCTTTCTGAGCCTCGGTGATGGCCAGGGCATTCACGGCATTTTGCACAGTGCCAGTCGCGAGTACCGTGGCCCGCACCGGATCGGCTATCGACTGGTGCTGGTGCCGTACCTGCAACGCCTTGAACAACAGCGCACCCGACGGGTATTCCATCAGCTCAACGTGCCAGCGATTTTGCGCCAGTTATTGGAAGAACACGCATTGCCCGAGTACGGCTACCGCTTTGAACTCAGCACCGGGCACTACCCGGTACGGCCCTTTTGCATTCAATACGAAGAAACCGATCTGGCCTTGCTGCATAGGCTCTGCGAAGAAGAAGGCATTCACTATCACTTCGAACACCGCCGCGACGGGCATGTACTGGTGCTGGCCGATGATAGCCAGAGTTTCCCCCAGGCCCCGGTGCTGACACCTTTCCATGGCGATCCGCTTGAGGAGCCGGCCTTTGCCGCGATCCGAGAACTGTTCCAACGCCATGACTCGCCGCTGATCCTGCCGCAGAGATTGATTCACGACAGAAGCTGCGCCGCCGTCAGCTTTGGCGCAGCCAATCATCCGCTGATCGGTAAAAACCTGTTGAGCACGCGCCCTGCTGCCGGGCAACTGCACGGCGAGCAACGCAGTCGTCGGACGCTGGAACGGCTGCGCTGCCAACACCGGCAGGTCCATGGCCAAAGCGATCAGACGGGATTACTCAGCGGACGTATCGTGCAAGTGGAGCAACACCCAGTGGCGAGCTTCAACGACCAATGGCTGCTCACCGAGATCCGGCACCAAGGGCAACAACCCTCGATCCTCGCTCAAGACAAACCCTTTGCAGTCCCCGGCTACTGCAACCGGTTTAGCGCCATTCCCTGGTCGACGGTGTTCCGGCCCGCGCTCAAACAACTCAGGCCAAACATTCCCGGCTTTCAACCCGCTCAAGTGCTGGGCGAGCCCGGACAACCGGCGGCGCTCGATGAACAGGGCCGGATTCAGGTCAGCCTGTGGCCGGGACTGGCTGAGCAGGAGCCGGTTGGCCTGTGGCTGCCAGTGGCCATCGGTGCGTCCGACGACTCGTCCAGGCTCCCCGCTGCCGGCACTGATGTATACATCAGTTTTCTCGACAGCGACCCGGACCGACCGATCCTTTGCACCGGCTCAAGCCTGCCGCCCCCACACCTCACCCGCCCCCCGCCACCGCGCGGCGACACCCGCCTGCTGCTCGATTGGCTGGTCAATCGCCCGGATATACCCTGA
- the zapE gene encoding cell division protein ZapE, giving the protein MAVLPPIRSRLIRWPALRRLLGKAIASPASGNASHRVIHDYFHHKALAQGYTLSHSQQRVIDCMAQHATTLLGASAKNLPGLYLYGAVGRGKSWLLDGFFQAIPLAQKQRLHFHEFFAQLHQGMFSHRDQPDPLANTLDELLLDCRVLCFDEFHVHDIGDAMLITRLFKALFRRGILLLVTSNYPPEGLLPNPLYHARFKPVIDLINTRMQVLEVGGPHDYRSQARTHTQQVFTQGRYVWPATQAQRQALNLPESALPLALPVGTRHLPARYCEGRAVGFTFSDLCDHPTAVMDYLELCRRFDHWVIDELPSLNDCSIAAQQRFINLIDVLYDQDKHLVLLGQRSLRESLDGDAIDLARTRSRLGQLVEVRELV; this is encoded by the coding sequence GTGGCCGTTCTACCGCCAATCCGTTCGCGACTCATACGCTGGCCCGCGCTGCGCCGTTTGCTCGGCAAAGCCATTGCGTCGCCTGCCAGCGGGAACGCCAGCCATCGAGTCATCCACGACTACTTTCACCATAAGGCGCTCGCCCAGGGCTACACCCTAAGCCACAGCCAGCAGCGAGTGATCGACTGTATGGCGCAACATGCGACAACGCTGCTGGGTGCATCGGCGAAAAACCTGCCCGGCCTTTACCTGTACGGCGCTGTCGGTCGCGGTAAAAGCTGGTTGCTGGACGGGTTTTTCCAGGCCATCCCCCTCGCGCAAAAACAGCGCCTGCACTTTCATGAGTTTTTCGCGCAGCTGCATCAGGGCATGTTCAGCCATCGTGACCAACCTGATCCCTTGGCGAACACCCTTGATGAGTTGTTGCTGGATTGTCGGGTGTTGTGTTTCGACGAGTTTCACGTCCACGACATCGGCGATGCGATGCTCATCACCCGGCTGTTCAAGGCGTTGTTCCGCCGTGGCATCCTGCTGCTGGTGACCTCCAACTACCCACCCGAAGGTTTGCTGCCGAACCCGCTCTACCATGCGCGTTTCAAACCGGTGATCGACCTGATCAACACGCGCATGCAGGTCCTGGAAGTCGGCGGTCCTCATGACTATCGCAGTCAGGCGCGAACCCATACCCAGCAGGTGTTTACCCAGGGCCGGTACGTCTGGCCGGCGACGCAAGCCCAGCGTCAGGCGTTGAACCTGCCTGAAAGTGCTTTGCCCCTGGCGTTGCCGGTCGGAACACGGCATCTGCCAGCACGGTACTGCGAAGGGCGAGCCGTCGGTTTTACCTTCAGCGATCTGTGCGACCACCCCACCGCCGTGATGGATTACCTGGAACTGTGCCGGCGTTTCGATCACTGGGTCATCGATGAACTGCCCAGCCTCAACGATTGTTCGATCGCGGCGCAGCAACGGTTTATCAACCTGATCGACGTTTTGTACGATCAGGACAAACATTTGGTGCTATTGGGGCAGCGTTCGTTGCGGGAAAGTCTGGATGGGGATGCCATTGACCTGGCGCGGACACGTAGCCGGTTGGGGCAGTTGGTGGAGGTTCGGGAACTGGTTTAA
- a CDS encoding spore coat U domain-containing protein, translating to MARHGCAALLLLCAGSVPLPLAAVTSQSFQVSATVTAGCLVVGGVSNYGSLNFGSLSALATSTVQVSLTGGVQLQCTPGVTLNMTVDGGQYNSSGRHMQLTTGSNRVAYSLFSDAAFSQSLGIGQSVAVAYTDANNISLPIYGQVQLPGNQPGGTYSDVLQVQLSW from the coding sequence ATGGCCCGCCATGGCTGTGCGGCGCTGCTCCTGCTGTGTGCGGGCAGTGTGCCGTTGCCGCTGGCGGCGGTGACGAGCCAGAGTTTCCAGGTCAGCGCCACGGTGACCGCCGGTTGTCTGGTGGTGGGCGGGGTCTCGAACTACGGCAGCCTCAACTTTGGCAGCCTGTCGGCCTTGGCCACCAGCACGGTGCAGGTGTCATTGACCGGTGGCGTGCAGTTGCAATGCACGCCGGGGGTGACCCTGAACATGACCGTCGATGGCGGTCAGTACAACAGCAGCGGGCGGCACATGCAGCTCACGACCGGCAGCAACCGGGTGGCGTACTCGCTGTTTAGCGATGCGGCATTCAGCCAGAGCCTGGGGATCGGCCAAAGCGTGGCGGTGGCTTACACCGATGCGAACAACATCAGCCTGCCGATTTACGGTCAGGTGCAGTTGCCGGGCAATCAGCCTGGGGGGACGTACAGCGATGTGCTGCAGGTGCAGCTGTCGTGGTAA
- a CDS encoding spore coat U domain-containing protein: MHMLVSRIGLSLLGLALVSSAQAATTVTGQISSTLILTSSCLVNGTAGTTGLNFGTVNFGTTTSLFTEADGQVLGGGGGALSVQCSSGTSPTITVGVGSHDAQSTGGTRALYDGVANYVPYDFYTDAAHSQLLAINGVINLTASTGQTQAVNIYGKAVGKAGLPAGTYTDTVSVQLTF, encoded by the coding sequence ATGCACATGCTTGTATCAAGGATCGGTTTGTCATTGCTCGGCCTGGCGCTGGTGTCCAGCGCTCAGGCCGCAACCACCGTTACCGGGCAGATCAGTTCCACGCTGATCCTGACCAGCAGTTGTCTGGTCAACGGCACGGCCGGTACCACTGGACTTAATTTCGGTACCGTGAACTTCGGCACCACCACCAGTTTGTTCACCGAAGCCGACGGCCAGGTGCTGGGCGGTGGTGGCGGGGCGCTGTCGGTTCAGTGCTCCAGTGGCACCTCGCCAACCATCACCGTCGGCGTTGGCAGCCATGACGCGCAGTCCACGGGTGGCACCCGAGCGTTATACGACGGCGTCGCCAATTACGTGCCTTACGACTTCTATACCGACGCCGCTCACTCTCAACTGCTGGCCATCAACGGTGTGATCAACCTGACCGCCAGTACCGGCCAGACGCAGGCGGTGAACATCTATGGCAAAGCCGTGGGCAAGGCGGGACTGCCGGCCGGCACCTACACCGATACCGTTTCAGTCCAACTGACCTTCTAG
- a CDS encoding spore coat U domain-containing protein, producing the protein MTSKHWMVIAVGVLFLLAEGAQAAVSGQIHARLVIIAGCEVTNGASPGSPVSDFGSLDFGQQGPTWTKPIKASLSDDGSGKLNVACNPSVTGFTVSIDGGAHGDGTTRRLSNGSQTLPYQLFLDASGSQSYSIGQQHNFAVNSAARIPIPVFGSVVANTRAVPAGVYTDTLTVTLDW; encoded by the coding sequence ATGACAAGCAAGCACTGGATGGTTATCGCCGTGGGCGTACTGTTTTTGCTCGCCGAGGGCGCCCAAGCGGCGGTCAGCGGGCAGATCCACGCGCGGCTGGTTATCATCGCCGGTTGCGAAGTGACCAATGGCGCCAGCCCCGGCAGCCCGGTCAGCGATTTCGGCAGCCTGGATTTCGGCCAGCAAGGCCCGACCTGGACCAAGCCGATCAAGGCCAGCCTCAGCGACGATGGCAGCGGCAAGCTGAATGTCGCCTGCAACCCTTCGGTCACCGGGTTCACCGTCAGCATCGACGGCGGCGCCCATGGTGACGGTACGACCCGACGCCTGAGCAACGGCAGCCAGACCCTCCCTTATCAATTGTTCCTCGATGCCTCGGGCAGTCAGAGCTACAGCATCGGCCAACAACACAATTTCGCTGTGAACAGCGCTGCGCGGATACCTATCCCGGTATTTGGCTCGGTGGTGGCGAATACCCGCGCGGTTCCGGCCGGTGTCTACACCGACACCCTGACGGTGACGCTCGATTGGTAA